The Onychomys torridus unplaced genomic scaffold, mOncTor1.1, whole genome shotgun sequence genome segment GGGGCCGGGCTGTCTCCCCACTAACCCCATAGATCTCTGTTTCCACTCATCCTCCCAACTGcaccccacctctccctcctgaACAAAGTCTCTTTCTGCTGCGCTCTGGCTGTGGTATCCCCTGTCATCTACCTTCACATAATGTACCTGTGAGCCAGAGAAATCAGCACTGGGTTAGACTAGAGTTGTAAAGATTATCTTTTTACTGCTTGATCCCTATTACTTTTATCTATAAATTAATACCTTAATaataaatgattatttattaCTACCTCATTGCTATTATCATCTTATCCATACTTGGAAGTAAGGAACACAACAGAGTCTTTTCTAATTATCtgaattattcattttatcatgtattaatttattttgagccaggcatgatggctcttccctttcatcccagctcaggaggagaggcaggcagatgtctatgagttccaagccagccaagacAGTGAGACACATATTCATACGGATGGGATTGTTGTAGTCACTGCAGTAACTGTGTAAGCCAGGACACCTTCCTGTGACATAGCAGGCTCTGCAAGGACAATCAGTGTGCCTCACTCTCTGCCTACCTGCACCCTGACCCCCCCAATAGTCCCCTTCAGCCTGCTACTCATTCTACAGCCTCAGCTTGAAGCTTAACTCTAAAAGAGACTCTTCCTTCGTCCAAACAGTGTCCCTTGGCAACCTCTCTCACTCCAAGGGACTGTGCACAGATGTGacttgtgtgtttgcttggtaGATATCTGTCCTCACCCCTATACTGAGGACACCATGGGACCAGGGCTGTCAGCTACAGTGCCCAACAAAGGGTGTGGCAGGTAATAGGAACACTGGGGCTGAATTAAAAGAACAAGCAATTACCAATTCAGCCTCTCAGACAGCTCCAGCCTGGAAATGTGGTGTTTTTAATAAGGAAAATGAGTACCTTGATCACTAAAGAGGTGTTAGCCTCAAGTAAATAAGGTGGCTTTGTGCAAAAAACAGAACAACCatcaaaaagcaaaactaaacaacaacaacaaaaaaaaaaaaaacccttccaaTCACATATATTCCATTACTCTTGTTAAATAgtaagagcaaaaaaaaaaaaaaaaaaaatgattcttatCTGTTTAGTCCCATGATCTGTGGGGGTCAAGAGTGCCTCCCCAATTATCTCCCCAACTGGCGCACAATATGGGAGTCCTCTCTTGGGTCCTCTTTTTCTGCACTGACTCCTCTTTCCCGGGATTCAGATGActgagggccaggcaggactgagagagaggggaaaggcaCACACAGGAGTCACAACCACACTGGCTGAGATGCCATCCCCATGCTAGGCCTTTacatgaccaaagcaagacaAGAAACATTAACAGCTTCACATTCCCTGAGATAAAAAGGCAACTGGAGAGAAGAAGAGTCACCAAGCTTCTGGTTCCTCCGTCATAAGCTAAACACAACATGAGCTAAAAACTCCTCGCTCCTGGGTTGGGCTCATGTAAAGGTGCTGTGTGACCCAGCGCTGAAAAGCGTAGCCACTTACGCCAGACAGAGACATGTAGGGCCAGGTGGCCCACTGGTTGGCCATGGGACCCAGCTAAAGTGGCTTGGTTTCCTCTTTGGTGAGCCCACAGGAGCGGTGAGGGTTAATGACAGGTGTGGAGTGTGTGGCACATGCGCCATGCTGGGATTACCTGCACGTTCTCTTCAGTCACCTCAATCTCTGCGGTGTAGATGTAATCAATCAGCTTGCTGAGAGTCTGCCCATCCACGTCCTTGATTTCAACCTTCTTGGCTTTACTCTCAGACATGTCACCTAGAGTTcacaacagaacagaaaggacACAAATCTGGCACATGTGGCAAATTTGCTTCCTGTGTTGTCCTGGAAACCGCCAGAGAGATACAGCACAGACATCCAGGTCATGATGACCTTGGGTCTCAGATCACTCATAAACCGACTGGAGGCATTCTGTGTTCTGTTACCTGTTTCTGTAGACAAGGCCTCCAGCAACACTTACTGACAACTGCATCTGGAATCAGGTACGGCGAGCAAACTCTCCACCGGCCCGAAGGAGGGCAGGTCTGTGAGAGGACTATGCAGATGCAGACTACCATGACAACATGAAAACTAGTACTTGTTGGGTGTTAACTACAGCCAGACACTGAGTGAAGCACTTTAAATTCTTGCCTCTTCCAAGCTTCACGAAATGTGTGGTGTCTGCAATATTAGCCCCATCCTACAGAGAGAGCAAAACAAGACCCAGGAAGGCAGCTCGTTCATCTTGTACTCAAACATCCAAAGGGCCAAGGTGGGTTGAAGGGGAGTCTGACTTGAGAATCTTTAAACACCATGCTATCCTAAGTTCCAGAAACATggagaaggaataacagaccatactTGGGAGCTATAACAAGGCCTTCCAGGAGAGATACCATTTATCTGGAAAGGACAGGATGAAGAGACATTCCCGAGACAGCAAAGGTGGGAAGGAAGGGTGGATGTGGACTAAATGTAGAGGAGAAAAGATCCAAGAAATTACTGTATCTGGGAGACAGTGAAAGGCTGGAGTGGCTGGGCACAGGATACAGGGTGAAGAAGGAAGCTAGAGGGGTACACATGGCCATAGCTGGTACAGCCCTATACATCACACTAGAGAGGTACACATGGCCATAGCTGGTACAGCCCCATACGTCACACTAGAGAGGTACACATGGCTGTAGCTAGTACAGCCCTATACATCATGCTAAAGAGGTACACATGGCTGTAGCTGGCAGAACTCTATACATCATGCAAAGGAGCTTCATCCAAAGGGTAATAACACTGAGGAGTTCTAAACAGGGAATTACAGAAAACAGGTGGAATGTTTtccctgagaatttcatacatgaatactgtatttacatcagtTCCACCCTTCCATCTCCCCCCTGAAATTCTCTTGTGCCCCACAAATCCCTCTagaattcatggcctcttcttccacacagatacatatatataaatataacctactgagttcaattagtgttgctcatatatctatgtgtttagggctgaccattcaGGAGTAGATAACCTCTAAGGGGACTCCTCTCTGGAAaagactgattctctctctctctctctctctctctctctctctctctctctctctctcatcaatcatTAACTACCTGTAGCTCTTCACCTAGGGGTAGAGTCTTGTGAGATGATATGTCAACTGGTGTGGTCATTGGAGGTCCTGTCCTGCTTAGATGACTATGTCGTTATGATTTCACGGGTAGACAGAAGACACAATCTCTCAGCAGACACGTCCTGGTCCCCTGActcttgcttcttcctccctgGTGTTCCTTGAGCCATAGGAGTCGTAGTTGTATTGCAGATGAGTACTCTACGGTCAGTTGttatctgcattttgaccagttgtggggtTCTCTGATGGTGTCCAGATAGAAATTTCTGAATGAAATCCTGGGCGCAGGGGTGGGAGAGAACGGCACAGGAGGCAGGCTGGGAGACCCTGATAGTAACCCAAAAAAGAGTACATAGCCAGGAGGCAACATTGGCACCACACTCTCAGTCACAAGCCCAGACAATGCCAGTGTGGACCTTGAACCCGCCTCTTCagcaaggagacagagaagactgAAATCGAGGGCAATCTGACCACAGGAAACAACACAGGAGGAAGCTGATGTGAGTATGCAAACAGCCTGGTGACCATTCTCTCTCA includes the following:
- the LOC118576293 gene encoding kelch-like protein 3 — protein: MVVCICIVLSQTCPPSGRWRVCSPYLIPDAVVSDMSESKAKKVEIKDVDGQTLSKLIDYIYTAEIEVTEENVQVLLPAASLLQLMDVRQNCCDFLQSQLHPTNCLGIRAFADVHTCTDLLQQANAYA